Proteins from a genomic interval of Zingiber officinale cultivar Zhangliang chromosome 1B, Zo_v1.1, whole genome shotgun sequence:
- the LOC122017981 gene encoding transcription factor MYB12-like, with translation MGRAPCCVKAGLKKGRWTAEEDEVLLNYIASNGEGSWRSLPKNAGLLRCGKSCRLRWINYLRSGLKRGNITPEEEEIIVNLHASLGNRWSLIAGHLPGRTDNEIKNYWNSHLSRRIYSYKRSNSIAASAIDLSKLPGGGKRRGGRTSRAAMEKNNYNGRNSQVAAVSPAASLGQSEGAQSAVVDPDTNRASSAGRGGDEEMYIDDLELEKMIEDLRCSIEARKSDEGPAAEQMDEFLMHEWDWETKLWDEAEETWPWTQWDSREAWEENQESSLPECNWLEQDLYFN, from the exons ATGGGAAGAGCTCCATGCTGCGTCAAGGCGGGGTTGAAGAAGGGGAGGTGGACGGCGGAGGAGGACGAAGTCCTCCTCAACTATATCGCCTCTAACGGCGAAGGCTCATGGAGGTCTCTCCCCAAGAATGCAGGGCTGTTGCGATGCGGGAAGAGCTGCAGGTTGAGGTGGATAAACTACCTGAGGTCCGGTTTGAAGCGAGGGAACATTACTCCAGAGGAGGAGGAGATCATCGTCAACCTCCATGCATCACTTGGCAATAG GTGGTCCCTCATAGCCGGGCACCTTCCTGGAagaaccgacaacgagatcaaaAACTACTGGAACTCCCACCTCAGTCGGAGGATCTACAGCTACAAGCGATCAAACAGCATCGCTGCGTCGGCGATCGACCTGAGCAAGCTCCCGGGCGGAGGCAAGCGGCGCGGCGGCCGGACGAGCCGGGCGGCCATGGAGAAGAACAATTATAACGGTCGAAATTCTCAGGTGGCTGCGGTGAGCCCCGCTGCCTCGCTGGGGCAGAGCGAGGGGGCTCAGAGCGCGGTCGTGGATCCCGACACGAACCGAGCGAGCAGCGCCGGCCGTGGTGGAGATGAGGAGATGTATATAGATGATCTCGAGCTGGAGAAGATGATCGAGGACTTGAGATGTTCGATCGAGGCGAGGAAGAGCGACGAGGGGCCAGCGGCGGAACAGATGGATGAGTTCTTGATGCACGAGTGGGACTGGGAGACGAAGCTGTGGGACGAGGCAGAGGAGACGTGGCCATGGACGCAGTGGGACAGTAGAGAAGCATGGGAGGAGAACCAAGAAAGCTCACTGCCGGAGTGCAATTGGCTAGAACAGGATCTTTACTTTAATTAG